The region ATTCTTCATTAAACTAATGGATGATGGTGAAATCCCTCATTTAAGTTCTGTTAGAGGATCAAACTTTGTTCATATTGGAGGATTTGAAATAGATGATACTGGTAGAATTGTAATGTTATCATGTATTGATAATCTTGTTAGAGGAGCATCAGGACAAGCTATTCAAAATATGAATATAATGCTTGGATTAGATGAAACTACAGGATTAAAACATTTTGGAAATCACCCATAAAATATATAATACTCTAAAACAAAGACAAAAATTAAAAGGAGGGACATAATATGAAAACTTTGATAATTTATTATTCCCAACATGGAAGCACAGAAGTAGTAGCTAGAACACTTGCAAAAGAATTAAAAACCGATATACTTGAAATCACTGATTTAAAACAAAGAAGTGGATTTAAAAATAAAATAACTTCTTGCATTGATTCCATTAAAGAAACAAGGACTAAAATAGCTCCTTCTGAAGTAGATTTAAGTGAATATGATACAATTTACATAGGAACTCCAACTTGGGCAGGAAAACCAACACCTGCAATTATAACACTAATTGATAAGTGCAATTTAAGAGGAAAAGATGTGGTTCTTTTTGCAACAATGACGGGTAGAGGTGGACAGGCTACAGTAGACAGAATGAATGAAAAAGTAAAAGCACGTGGTGCTAGAATCATTGAGACATTTACTTTAAACACTAAAGATAAAGATATAGAATCTTTAATTAATGATACTGAAACTATTATTGAAATATTAGATTTAAAAATGTATAGCAGGTAAAATATGACTATTGATAAAAAATCTGAATTAAAAATTAGAGCTATTGAAAATGGTACAGTAATTGATCATATTACTGCAAATAAATCCTTGCATATCCTTAAAATATTAGGTCTTCCAGATGCTGAAACTAAAAATGTTACAGTAGCTATGAATGTTTCATCAAAGGAAATTGGTAGAAAAGATATTGTTAAAATTGAAAACAGAGAATTAAATCACGAAGAACTTGACCAAATCGCATTAATTGCTCCTAAGGCTAGTGTTAATATTATTCGAGATTATAAACCTGTAAAAAAAGATAAAATTATATTACCTGATACAATTACCGACATTATTAAATGTACAAATTCAAAGTGTATTACCAATTATGCAAATGAACCTATAATCCCTAAATTTAAAGTTATAAACACTCATCCACCTGTTGTTAGGTGCCATTATTGTGAAAAATTAATTAAAACAGAAGATATCGAACAGCAATTCGAATAATCTTCTTCTTATTTTTTAAAAAAATATTATTTTTGTAAAATAAAATTTTATTAGTTACCATACAGTTACTTAGTTACCTAATAGTTACAAAAACCATTTAAATAACTTTAATCATAGTTTTAACTACATTCAATACCAAATTAAATAAAAAAAGGTGTGATATTACATGAATGACGTTATAAAGTTTTTAAGTGAAAATCCATTAGTATACTTAGCAACAAAAGGTTTAGATGGAAATGCAAAAGTAAGACCAATACTATATTATTTTGAAGAGAATAATAAACCTTATTTTTGTACAAGTAACAAAAAACCAATGTACAAAGAATTAGATAATAATCCTAACTTTGAAATTACAACTGCGACTGCTGACTTTGCTTGGATCAGAATAAGTGGAAAAGTAGAATTTACATCTAATATAGAACTTAAACAAAAAGTTATTGATTCAAATGAATTAGTAAAATCATTATATCAAAGTGGAGATAATCCTGAATTTGAAGTTTTCACTATTTCTGGTGATGTTACAATAGCTGATTTTTCAGGAAACCCACCAAGAAATTACAAAATTTAATCAGAAATCTCAAGAGCTTGTTTGAAAGTATTTTTAATCTGATTTTTAATATCTTCATTTTTGTATTCATCATAATCAGATTCATATAAAACAAACATAGCAAGCTCATATATCACTTTATTTAATTTTTTACCATGTTCAGTTAAATGATATTCCGTAGAAATAGGAACAGTATTTAAAACTTTTTTTTC is a window of uncultured Methanobrevibacter sp. DNA encoding:
- a CDS encoding flavodoxin; the encoded protein is MKTLIIYYSQHGSTEVVARTLAKELKTDILEITDLKQRSGFKNKITSCIDSIKETRTKIAPSEVDLSEYDTIYIGTPTWAGKPTPAIITLIDKCNLRGKDVVLFATMTGRGGQATVDRMNEKVKARGARIIETFTLNTKDKDIESLINDTETIIEILDLKMYSR
- the pyrI gene encoding aspartate carbamoyltransferase regulatory subunit, with the translated sequence MTIDKKSELKIRAIENGTVIDHITANKSLHILKILGLPDAETKNVTVAMNVSSKEIGRKDIVKIENRELNHEELDQIALIAPKASVNIIRDYKPVKKDKIILPDTITDIIKCTNSKCITNYANEPIIPKFKVINTHPPVVRCHYCEKLIKTEDIEQQFE
- a CDS encoding pyridoxamine 5'-phosphate oxidase family protein, which translates into the protein MNDVIKFLSENPLVYLATKGLDGNAKVRPILYYFEENNKPYFCTSNKKPMYKELDNNPNFEITTATADFAWIRISGKVEFTSNIELKQKVIDSNELVKSLYQSGDNPEFEVFTISGDVTIADFSGNPPRNYKI
- a CDS encoding helix-turn-helix domain-containing protein yields the protein MKSESICPIDKAVVLFNKKWTIQLIRDMFFGKKQFKEFQEDKPNLSNKVLSQRLKELENNGLVEKKVLNTVPISTEYHLTEHGKKLNKVIYELAMFVLYESDYDEYKNEDIKNQIKNTFKQALEISD